Proteins from a single region of Desulfovibrio sp. JC022:
- a CDS encoding PEGA domain-containing protein, with product MKKRLLAIFCGLAVTAGCAPVIKTQSIPVSTNPMGATVYADGKVACTSPCTVDLPRNAEHIITVKKDQYRQQDVIIKRVYQQEKVMMKAVSQGMQSSSMAVGSGGDKTAWGMMQGVNSIDSQEQTGDAYVLAPSAVSVRLVPLTAQAQYEMTGSTAPDMQSLTTTDRAQISYILETMKSGTDFNWTNSQTGIKYDVKAGSALPGYDSPTRSFILQMTAHGQTSNYDAKASRVGQGKWNILGNGVSTSMLTDDGSGVETSQPATMNSDTFVKDAVKAGAMAAPTIHGGVTAKGGSSSEGWDGNTYTKKSSETKVKAGVSVNPAQAIEVLDMLTNDKK from the coding sequence ATGAAAAAAAGGTTACTCGCGATATTTTGTGGTCTTGCTGTTACGGCAGGATGTGCTCCGGTTATTAAGACCCAATCCATACCAGTCTCTACGAACCCGATGGGGGCTACGGTCTATGCAGACGGTAAGGTGGCATGCACCTCTCCTTGTACAGTGGATCTTCCTCGTAACGCTGAGCATATCATTACGGTTAAGAAGGATCAGTACCGCCAGCAGGATGTGATTATCAAACGCGTCTACCAGCAGGAAAAAGTGATGATGAAGGCTGTTTCGCAGGGGATGCAGTCGTCGTCCATGGCAGTGGGTAGCGGTGGCGATAAGACTGCCTGGGGTATGATGCAGGGGGTTAACTCCATTGATTCTCAAGAGCAGACCGGTGATGCCTACGTACTGGCTCCGTCTGCGGTATCGGTACGTCTTGTTCCTCTTACTGCTCAGGCTCAATATGAGATGACCGGATCTACTGCTCCTGATATGCAAAGTCTGACCACTACGGATCGTGCTCAGATCAGTTATATTTTGGAAACTATGAAGTCCGGAACAGATTTTAACTGGACTAATTCTCAGACCGGCATCAAGTACGATGTAAAAGCAGGGTCAGCTCTTCCCGGCTATGATTCTCCTACCCGTTCATTTATATTACAGATGACTGCACATGGGCAGACTTCAAATTATGATGCCAAGGCCAGCAGGGTAGGGCAGGGGAAATGGAATATACTTGGTAACGGTGTTTCCACTTCCATGTTGACTGATGATGGTAGTGGAGTGGAAACCTCTCAGCCCGCAACAATGAATAGCGATACATTTGTAAAGGACGCTGTTAAGGCGGGTGCTATGGCTGCTCCAACAATTCATGGCGGTGTCACAGCAAAAGGCGGATCATCCAGCGAAGGGTGGGACGGTAACACATATACGAAGAAGTCTTCCGAAACGAAAGTTAAGGCTGGAGTGAGTGTTAATCCGGCACAAGCTATCGAAGTTTTAGATATGCTTACTAATGATAAGAAATAG
- the panD gene encoding aspartate 1-decarboxylase, whose protein sequence is MGSRCLLKSKIHRATITDANVDYEGSISIDVDLLEKAGILPYERVDVLNVDNGERLTTYAIEGGPGEFCLNGAAAHKGEAGQKIIICTYAWLDEDELALHKPQVILLGDGNKIKKAE, encoded by the coding sequence ATGGGCAGTCGTTGTCTTTTGAAGTCTAAGATCCACAGAGCAACCATCACCGACGCCAATGTCGATTACGAAGGTTCAATTTCAATTGATGTGGACCTGCTGGAGAAAGCAGGAATTCTTCCCTATGAACGGGTCGATGTACTTAATGTCGATAACGGGGAAAGGCTCACCACTTACGCCATTGAAGGCGGTCCTGGTGAGTTTTGTCTGAACGGCGCTGCCGCCCATAAGGGCGAGGCCGGGCAGAAGATTATTATTTGTACCTACGCCTGGCTGGATGAAGACGAACTAGCTCTTCATAAGCCGCAGGTAATTCTGCTGGGTGATGGGAATAAGATAAAGAAAGCTGAATAG
- a CDS encoding MoaD/ThiS family protein has translation MKITLLCYATFAVKSPEDSEAFPISEGETVADVLDRVGIPADEVKIIFINGVSSKFDSVLTDGDRVGLFPAVGGG, from the coding sequence ATGAAAATTACCTTGCTTTGCTATGCAACCTTTGCTGTTAAAAGTCCTGAAGATTCCGAGGCCTTTCCAATTTCTGAAGGGGAGACCGTTGCTGATGTGTTGGATAGAGTTGGAATCCCCGCTGACGAGGTTAAGATTATTTTCATAAATGGTGTTTCATCCAAATTTGATTCCGTTCTTACTGATGGGGACAGAGTTGGTTTATTCCCCGCAGTTGGTGGCGGTTGA
- a CDS encoding manganese-dependent inorganic pyrophosphatase, protein MAIIAVGHKNPDTDTIASAIAIADLWSKAKEETKAVSQGELAPETAFVLEKFGCAAPEIMTDATDQKVILVDHSDIAQSMDNLDKGEVVAVVDHHKLGDVTTPNPLEMWVWPVGCTGTVINAMYKFYNVEIPKNIAGVLLCAILSDTVMFKSVTCTEADKEAVAELAKIAGVEDVMALGMEMFNVKSAVAGASMNELIFRDYKDFDMSGNKVGIGQLEVVDLSVFDNIKDDLYAELEKVKADGRHSCFLLLTDIMKEGSEMLIVSDDASVVEKAFGVAPEGTKVYLEGVMSRKKQVVPNFEKAFSA, encoded by the coding sequence ATGGCTATTATCGCAGTAGGACACAAGAACCCCGATACCGATACCATTGCATCCGCAATCGCAATTGCTGACCTCTGGTCCAAAGCAAAAGAAGAAACCAAAGCTGTTTCTCAGGGCGAACTCGCTCCCGAAACTGCTTTTGTTCTTGAAAAATTCGGTTGCGCTGCTCCCGAAATCATGACTGATGCTACCGATCAGAAAGTTATCCTCGTTGACCACTCTGACATTGCTCAGTCCATGGACAACCTTGATAAGGGTGAAGTTGTAGCAGTAGTTGATCACCACAAACTTGGTGACGTAACTACCCCCAACCCCCTCGAAATGTGGGTATGGCCTGTAGGCTGCACCGGTACCGTTATCAACGCAATGTACAAGTTCTACAATGTAGAAATTCCCAAGAACATTGCTGGCGTACTTCTCTGTGCAATCCTGTCTGACACCGTTATGTTCAAGTCCGTAACCTGCACCGAAGCTGACAAAGAAGCTGTTGCAGAACTGGCTAAGATTGCTGGTGTTGAAGACGTTATGGCTCTCGGAATGGAAATGTTCAACGTTAAGTCCGCAGTTGCCGGTGCTTCCATGAACGAACTCATCTTCCGTGATTACAAAGATTTCGACATGTCCGGCAACAAAGTTGGCATCGGCCAGCTCGAAGTTGTTGATCTGTCCGTTTTCGACAACATCAAAGATGATCTCTACGCTGAACTTGAAAAAGTTAAAGCTGACGGCCGTCACAGCTGCTTCCTGCTGCTGACCGACATCATGAAAGAAGGTTCCGAAATGCTCATCGTTTCTGACGACGCTTCTGTTGTTGAAAAAGCATTCGGCGTAGCTCCTGAAGGTACCAAAGTGTACCTCGAAGGCGTAATGTCCCGCAAAAAGCAGGTAGTACCTAACTTCGAGAAAGCTTTCTCCGCATAA
- a CDS encoding PTS sugar transporter subunit IIC, giving the protein MGCGDRFFFAIFSLFRFTINPGFLERPLVVGALWGAVTGDVATSLKVAVFFELFWLDNIPAGTYIPPHILAPTFAALALTTSFAFTEARQVMVVLLACLPLARIGSWMDSSLRQWHNRGHNKLIGWARKGKAGDQLPQKLVFQSILRTFVTSWLFFWTSTIILHYILCIFFHKWGPLVAGVDMKWSFLWIAASLGGLLALRLRKAYATFVFGVVLFGFIILAGII; this is encoded by the coding sequence CTGGGTTGCGGTGATCGGTTTTTTTTTGCGATTTTTTCGCTCTTCCGCTTTACAATAAATCCCGGTTTTCTTGAGCGTCCACTTGTGGTCGGTGCCTTATGGGGTGCTGTTACCGGAGACGTGGCAACAAGTCTTAAGGTGGCCGTGTTTTTTGAACTTTTCTGGCTGGATAACATCCCTGCCGGAACTTATATCCCTCCGCATATTTTGGCTCCCACGTTTGCCGCGCTGGCTCTGACTACCTCTTTTGCCTTTACCGAAGCACGGCAGGTCATGGTCGTCTTACTGGCTTGTCTTCCTCTTGCTCGAATCGGGTCCTGGATGGATTCTTCTCTCAGGCAGTGGCATAATCGTGGCCATAATAAGCTTATCGGCTGGGCCCGTAAGGGGAAGGCGGGCGATCAGCTCCCGCAAAAGCTGGTTTTCCAGTCTATTTTAAGAACTTTTGTTACTTCTTGGCTTTTTTTCTGGACAAGCACCATAATACTTCATTATATCCTTTGTATATTTTTTCACAAATGGGGGCCGCTGGTCGCCGGAGTGGATATGAAATGGTCTTTTTTATGGATTGCAGCCAGTCTTGGAGGCCTTTTGGCCCTGAGATTGCGTAAAGCTTATGCCACTTTTGTCTTCGGAGTGGTTTTGTTCGGCTTTATTATCCTTGCCGGGATCATCTAG
- a CDS encoding PTS sugar transporter subunit IIB codes for MMWVRIDNRLVHGQIIETWLPYTHAKHIIVVNDAVAGDDLQQQIMSLAIPQSVKCSFCSVDDLSHRIPAIADVNVSTIILFSSCADVRRALDSGFQFSTVNIGNIHYGPGKKQISPSVALSSDDESCLHYFKGQGIELDFRCVPNDPVQVRFS; via the coding sequence ATGATGTGGGTGAGAATTGATAACCGTCTTGTCCATGGGCAGATCATTGAAACATGGCTTCCGTATACTCACGCAAAGCATATTATCGTGGTGAACGATGCCGTTGCCGGGGATGATTTGCAACAGCAGATTATGTCGCTGGCTATACCACAATCAGTTAAGTGTTCTTTCTGTTCTGTTGATGATTTGAGCCATAGAATTCCTGCCATCGCTGATGTAAATGTAAGTACTATCATTCTTTTTTCTTCTTGCGCTGATGTACGCCGGGCCCTTGATTCAGGATTCCAATTCAGTACTGTCAATATCGGCAATATTCATTACGGTCCCGGTAAAAAACAGATTTCCCCCAGTGTGGCTTTGAGTTCAGATGATGAGTCCTGTCTTCATTACTTTAAGGGGCAGGGTATAGAACTTGATTTTCGCTGCGTTCCTAATGATCCTGTTCAGGTGAGGTTCTCATGA